A segment of the Nostoc sp. TCL26-01 genome:
CTAGCAGCGCAACTGCAAGAAACGCGATCGCGTGATGCTTCTCTACGCCAAATCACCGCCGCAAAAAACATCCCTAATGCTTATTCATCTGTGCGAGAGGGTCAAGACGAACAACTCAAGGTGTTACGCACCAAGTTAGCGGATGTGGAAACTAAACTCATCGAAGCACGGGTGAAATTTGAAGATGCTCATCCTACTGTCAGGGATTTACTCGGACAAAGGGATGAGCTACGTGCTTTATATGCAGAGCAAACAGCTAGAGTGGGATCTGGCAATTCTACAACTAGTTCTGGCGATGTTGCCAATGACCAGATTAGTCAGAAACTCATCTCGGATTTAATCGCTAACGATGTTGAACGCTTGGCTGTGCAAAATCGGCTCAATGCTATCCAGAAGATGCGCGCTAATATTCAGTCTCGTTTAGCACTATTACCCATCAGACAGCAACCCCTAACTGTACTCACTCGTCAGCGAGAAGAAGCTTCTGAGTCATTAAAGTTTCTTCAAGGCAAGTTAGAAGAAGCCAGGATTACTGAGGCACAAAAAGTTAGCAACATCCGTATTATTGAAAGTGCTGATGTGCCAGAGTTACCTGCATCTCCTAAACGGAGCGTTGTTTTAGTCCTGGCTACCTTCTTTGGCGGTATCCTGGCGATCGGTTTGGTGTTGCTACTAGAAGTCCTAGACAACACACTGCGCGATGCTTCCGAAGCTGAGGAGTTACTCCAATTGCCCCTGTTAGGAGTCCTACCTCGTCTGCCAGGTACTAAACTAAGTCTAGAACCAGCCGAACAATTTCTAGATGACCTAACTTTAGTTGAACCTTACCGGATGCTGTTGAAGAACCTAGAGTTCCGCAGTACAGATAATATCCGAGTCATAGTGGTCAGCAGTCCCCTGTCGGGAGAAGGTAAATCAGTCGTTGTCTCTCACTTGGCGGCTGTCTCAGCGATGTTATATCGACGGACGTTGATTATCGATGCAGATTTGCGTAAGCCAGTACAACACACCTTGTTTAACATCCCTTCCAGACCAGGAATTACGGAGGTGATTAACGGCACAAGAAATCTACTGGGTGCAGTACAGCCAACAAATATAGATAATCTGGATGTCTTAACTTGTGGTGAATTGCGTGGTAGACCTTCCCAGATACTAGAATCACCGACAATGAAATCGTTAGTGGCAGAAGCAGCCGAACACTACGATTTAGTCATTATCGATACACCACCTTTAAGCGCCTGCGCTGATGCTTCCACTCTCAGTCAATTGAGTGATGGGGTGATCCTAACCACACGTCCCGGTTTTACGCTCAAGGAAGTACTACAACGTGCGGTATCCGAACTAACCCAAAACCGCATACCAGTTTTAGGCGTAATTGTCAATGGTATGACGAGTGATACTGAAAAATATTACCGTTATCCAGTGGAAGATTACCAATCCAAGTTACCTAAACCTTTGAGACGGTTCACTGCGTTAGGCAGTAGTAGCAAAAATTCGGCTGATAATTCGAGGTCGAAGTAAAAATGTTAACAAACAAAAGCTCTAGCAGTTCCGCTCGTCTAACTTTCTGGTTGGGATTGGTTGGTTTGCCTATCGGCATAGTCGCAGGGTTTTTGGCTGGTGCTAGTCCGCTATTACTGTGTTTGGCGCTGATTGTCGGTGCGGCTTTACTGTGGTTTTTTACTAGTTTTGAGCAAGCCGTGATTGGGTTGCTGATCCTGCGTAGTTCTCTCGATCTTTTTTCTGGATTACAACTACCATCGGCCTTTGCCATCGGCATCAACGCGCTGACAATACTATACGTAGTGGTGGCACTGCTGACAGGTAAAGCGGTGCATACAGATAAGTTTTGGTGGTTTTTCGTGGGCTGGGTAATGATGCAAAGCCTGTGGGTAATTCTTCTACCTTTGGGCGGCTTGGGCATGGGAGCAGCCTTCTTACCCAGTGCCATTAAGGTATGGATGCGTTATTTTTCTTGGTTGATGATCTATCTGTTGGTGATGCAGTTAAAAGACCGTGTCCCACCAGAAAAATTGGTTTCTTTGTTGCTGCTGTCTTTGGTAGCGCCCATTAGTGTGGCATTGATGCAGATATTTTTACCAGCATCGATATTGCCATCTTTATTAACAGCTCAAGCTAAGGCCGGGAGCAATGTATCGGGAACTTTGGGTTTTCCCAATGGCTTGGGCATTTTTTTGACAATGTTTATTGCTTTGATTTGGTGGAAGTTAAGCACCTCGCAAAAGCGTTTACCTTGGATGATTTTACTCGGTTTGGTGTCCTTTGTATTTGTGAGAACGGGATATTTCACGGGTATCGGCGCAGTGTTCTTACTGATACTATTTATCAACTCTACGAAAATCACCCCAATTAGAGTTATCGGTGTAGTGCTGTTTTGTTCTGCTTTTGTCTATATGTTTGGCAGTACAGAATTTGGACAACAACGACTGACAGAAATTTATCAAACTCCCCTACTCAATCCCAATATTGACATATCACGGGCAATTATCTTGTCCTATGGAGATGGCAATAGCTTTAACTGGCGGTTGGCGCATTGGAATTATCTGATTGAAGCTTGGAAGCAGTTTCCCATACTGGGCTACGGTTTAGATTCTAGTCCAGTGTTGGGTATTAAAGATTTTCGGACGGGTAGTGGTTTTGCACCCCATAACGATTACCTGAGATTTCTGGTAGAGCAGGGAATTGTTGGTTTGCTGGGGTTTGTGCTTTTTTTAACTGTTCAAGGTGTACATCTTGTCAATCTCTTGAGAAGTTCACCACCAAAAAGCGATCGCCGGAATTTATGTCTTCTGTTGTTGGCATTATTTGTGGCTAATCTCGCCAGTATGCTGAGTAGCAATATTGTTGATGCTACCACGTTCTTTTTATATTGGTGGACTTTGGTGGCGATCGCTGGTTGGGGAAACGAGTATTGGCAAACACATCGATTAACACAATCTGCTTAGTGCAGCGATGAGGATGAAAATAGCAATGAATCGTGGGTTAACTCAGCCAAAAAATCAGCAAAGACTAGTAGGGATTGACTTATTTAGAGGCATAGCAGCCTATGCTGTCGTCTTGATTCATGCTGGAACTTTAATGCTTTACTCTGGCTTTCCTTCTGATGGCTGGACAGCAGTCTTAATGGAAATGAGCCGATTTGCTGTGCCTTTTTTCCTCGCCTCATCGTTTTATTTGATGACTAAAAAGCTATATGTCAATGAACACCAATCTTCTGTTACTTCTATCTTTAAATCTCGTTCAGAGAGATTACTAGTTCCTTATTTTCTCTGGAGTCTGATTTATTTATCTTTGCGGGTTTTGAAAACTGTCAGTGAGTCGGGAAATATTAGTAACTTATTTCAAGATCCAGCTTTACTAATTTTCCTCGGTGGTGCTTCCATTCATCTTTACTTTTTACCTCTGCTATTTACAGGTAGTTTTTTAATCATTGTTGCTGAATTTTTAGTTCGTCACCGGATTAGGTTGATCACACTAATAGCTTTGTCTGTCATGAGTATTGTCATCTATGAGTTACAAATAATATCAGGTAATGATTTCCAATTCTTTGCTAAATTTGGCGCTGATTGTTTAGCAGAACTTAATGCTTGTTCAGTTGCCTGGCAAAGTGTTGAGAAAGCCTTATTTCCTGATAACAACGATAACCAAATATTGAGGTTAGTGTTAGTGGCGATCGCCTGGTTAATTAAATGTTTACCTTATGTTTTACTGGCGATGATTATGAATCACCCAGCTATCAAAAAGAGAATCACCAACTTTCATCAAAAACAAGCCCTATATTGCTTAATATCTGCAATACTGATTTCGACTTTATGGTTAATGAATTTATTTAAAATATTTTATTTTCCTCAATCCATATACGAAATAGGTACGGCTTTTTCTTTATTGCTGTGTGGTTTAGCTTTATCCAATAAAGTTTCGCAATCATCTTATATTGCAAACTTGGGCATATCTTCTTTCGGTATATATCTGATCCATTATTTAGTATTGACAATATATATAACCGTAATCACTAAATTAGCACCCAAATTCATGGTCATAACACCGATGATTACCATACTACTAATAACTACAGTGGGATTTTTTACTAGCTGGATAATAGTGTCTAATTTGATGAAATACAAAACAATTTCTAAAACGTTATTTAGTGCCTAAACTCAAGATGATGTTGATTCGGCTTTTTGGTAGAGGAGGTTTTTAGCATGAGTCATAGCACTCTTTCCCATCAAAGTACTGTTTTCAAAACTCAATTATCCCAATATTTATATTTTATTCGCGGTGTTGCTATAGCTTTTGTCGTTATTGGCCACGTCATTGGTTACAACATCGCCTATGGAATGCGGCAAATATATAATTCTGATCTCTCTTTTTTAGGCTGGATATGTGATTTAATTAATACGTTTCATATGCCTACCTTCTTTATAGCATCTGGGATTGCCTTTACTGCTTTTAGCAATAAAAATATAAGTTACAAAAAGTTTTTTACCTCTAAATTTCAAAAGTTACTCATACCCTTGATTGTCTGGTGTCCACCTTATTTCATTCTCCAGTCTTTATCTAAAGCAAAACCTTTCTCTGTGACTGATGTAATTACCGCAGTCATCTTTCCCTATGAGATATTTTGGTTTTTACACGTGCTGATTTTCACAACTCTATTTGCTTTTCTCTATTTTAAAAACTTTAAATCAATCATAGGCTATTCATTATTATCAGTCGGTTTATTTATCGCTAGTACATTGCTCAATAATCCAGAGATTCAAAAATACTTTTTCTGGAATCTTTTCTACATATTTGGTGTTTTGATTACGGGTTATCTACCTAAACTAGAAACATTCATGGCTAAGAATGGTCATGTATTCACAAATATAGTTATTCCTGGTTTATGCCTAGCGATGATGGTGATTTGTGAATATTTTCTTCCCAAGGATGCCAGAATTGACTATCTGCGAATGATTAACGGCATAGTTGGTTTTATATTGCTGTATTTTATCTCTATGCAGTTAATTAACCGCGTCGAAAAGCAAGCGAATAACAACCTCTTACATAAATTTATTCAATGCTGTCAATATTTGGGTGCAGTAAGTATAGCCATCTACCTATTTCATGGCTACTTTACAGGCTTCTCCAAAGCTATCTTATTAAAATTCCTAGGATTACCGCATCCAAGTTTGTACTTTGTTGTTGTTTCTTTCATGGGAATCACAGGCCCGTTATTAATGTATGAGATTTTGAAAAGTAGAAGTAAACCATTCCTATTTTCCATAGGAGCAGCTAAGTAAAATTCAGTCCTTCCCATCTCCCTAGTATTGATCAAATCAGGAAAAATCTATGAATCAAAGTTCTCAATCTAGACAAAAGCTTTATAGCCTCCAAGCATTACGGGGTTTGGCAGCAGTCTTAGTAGTATTAGCTCATTGTGATCTCATATTTAACCAAAATTATGGTAAAGATTTTTGGTTTAAAATTTTCAACTTTGGTGGCTCTGGTGTAGACTTTTTCTTCGTTTTAAGTGGATTTATTATCTTATATATTCATCAGCGTGAGATTGGTAATCCCGCGAAAGTCAACACCTTCTTAATCAAGAGATTTTTGAGAATATATCCTATATACTGGGTATTTCTCGGTTTAAAAATGCTAGCTTCTTTTGTATTTGCTTACAATCCAGAGACAACCGAGCGCAGTTTTCTAGAAATCATCAAAGCCATCACTCTCTTTCCTCAAAACAGAAGTATTTTATCTACTAGTTTCTTGGGGGTGAGTTGGACATTAAGCTTTGAAATTATGTTTTACATAATTTTTGCTTTACTGATTGGTGTTTCTAGCAAAATCGCTTACCCAATTATTGCTGTTTGGCTATTAGGTGTGTTTGGTAATTTTGTCGGCATCATTGATCTACCAAGAGGCAACATCATCCTCAATTTTGTTTTCAGTGAGTATAATTTAGAATTTGCGCTTGGTTGTTTGGCTGCTTATTTATTTATGCAGCACAAAATTAAATGGGCAATGCCTTTAATTTTGGTGGGATTATTTTTATACGCATTTGCGGCAGTCAATTACTATTACCAAATATTGCCTATATCACCAGTAATCAAATTTGGTATTCCTTCCATGTTGTTGGTGCTGGGTTTTGCATCCTTAGAAAGAGCGAGGAATATTAATGTTCCTGGGGTACTTTCATATCTAGGTGATGCTTCCTATTCGATTTATCTGGCACATGGATTTGCTATCAACAACATCAGTAAAGTTGTAGAGAAGATTTATCCAGATGTGACGCAGAACATTCTGATTTTAAATTCTGTGGGAATCTTGATTGCAGTGCTATCAATTATATTTGGCTGTTTAGTTCATTCCCTGATTGAGAAGCAGTTGATGTTTAGCTTTAAACCGAAATCTGCCAATGCTTAATTAGTCAATGAATGCTTTTGATAACAACAGATAAAAATGGCACAGCAAGTAATTGACTCTACTAACAACAACCATTTAACAGCACCAAAGCAAAAACGTTACCGAGTGGTGTTGCTGCATCCTAGTGCAGGTGTGAATTGGAGTGGTGGTTCGGAGATTTTTGCTATAGAATTAGCACGGCGCTTGAGTGGATATTTTGATGTAGAACTTTTGAGTGGTGCGCCTTGTGGTGATTTTTCCCAGCCATCTGGGGGTATCCCTCGGACTCATGCTTTTGAATTTGTGCGAAATCCGTTAATTTCTGGATTTGTGCATAAGTTTATGAGTCATCCAGAAATAGTTATAGAACACGTCAGTAATTTTTTACCTTGTACTATTCGCCTATTAACTAAGCCTGTTGATTTGATATTTCCTTGCAATGATTATGGCGGGATGGCAGTAGGCGCTGTGGTCAGATTTTTTAAAGGTACACCAATACTATTTACCGAACACGTGGGTTTGATGGGGGGTGGCAAATCATTATCCCGGAATTTGCGCTTTCATCCTAATCAATTAGTAGTTTTCTCAGAAAAAATAGCCGCATTTGCCCGTAATTTAGCCCCGCAACAGAATATTGTTATCATTCCCAACGGTGTAGATGTAGACAAGTTTACTCCAATAGGCAACCAGATCGATTTTGGTTTACCAAAACCTGTGGTTCTCTGTGTCGCCTCCCTGAAGCGCAATAGCCACAAGCGCATCGAATTAGCTATGCAGGCGATCGCCAAATTACCCCACGCCAGTTTACTATTATGTGGTGATGGTATTGACCGTGATTATTTCCAAGCTAAAGGTGATGAGTTACTAGGAAAGCAGCGTTTTCAAATTCAAAGCTTCCCCTATGAACGAATGCCAGAAGTTTACCGCAGTGCGGATGTATTTACCCTACCTTCGATTGACGAGCCATTTGGACTTGCTTATGTCGAAGCAATGGCTAGTGGTTTACCAGTAGTTGCCACCGATGATGAAATGCGGCGAGAGATTGTCGCTGATGCTGGTATGGTATGTGATGTAACGAATTTGGAGATTTATGCTCAAGCCCTAGAGCAGGTTCTTAACCAAGATTTAAAAATGCGATCGCGGCAAAATGCTTTACGGTTTAGTTGGGAAGCGATCGCCCTAAAATATCGTGATTTAATTTTAGCAACTATTGAAAAACAGCGTTGATTTACTTTAACTAACTTATTAAATTGAGGAGCCAAAAATTATGCCCAAAGTTTCTGTAGTGATTCCCGCTTATAATGCGATGGCTTATCTGCCAACAACGCTAGATACGCTGTTTCAACAAACCTTCACTGATTTTGAAGTCCTGATAATTAATGATGGTAGTACAGACAATATCATCGAGTGGATTTCTCAATTGGCAGACTTACGCATCCGGTTAATTACACAAGAAAATCAAGGTTTAACAGGCGCACATAATACTGGTGTGATTCATGCTCAAGGGGAGTATATCGCCTTCTTAGATGCTGATGATTTGTGGGAACCAACTAAACTGGAAAAACAAGTCGCTTGTTTAGATAAAAATCCCGAAGTGGGACTAGTAGATACCTGGGTGATGTTAATAGATGAAAATGGCACATCAACCGGTACTGTTTTAAAAACTAATGGTGAAGGCAATATCTGGAAACAGATTATCCAATGTACTACAGTTGTTTGTGGTAGTTCTCCTTTAGTTCGCAGTGTTTGTTTTCAACAAGTGGGATTATTTGATCCTGCAATGGGTGGTTCATCAGACTGGGATATGTGGATTCGCATTGCTGCTCGTTATGCTTTTGCCTTAGTCAAAGAACCATTAACTCTCTATCGCCAACATCGTAGTAGTATGTCAAAAAACTGCGAAAGAGTGTTTAGAGAAAACCAAGCCGTCATCGAAAAAACATTTAAATCTGTACCAGCAGAATTGCAATACTTAAAGCAACATACCTATGCTCTAGTTTATTTATATTTAGCATGGAGAGCTTTAGATAACAGAAATTACGAACAAGCCATTTATTATCGTCAACAAGCTCATACCTGTGATCCAAAAGTGATTTACTCTCGTTCTGGAATAGCGCAAAAATTTGCCATTGTCGTCACCCGTTTCTTTGGTAATTCGGGATTAGATGGAGTCCGCAACATCAGCCGAAATTTACGCCGCACTCTCCTAGCTTTAATGCCTTAATCTTAAAAATATAGGACTCATATTTGATTTTTAACAACTCAATACATTTCTACTCTCTCTCTACTTCCTTCTTCCCTATTGCCTATTGCCTATTGCCTCTCTACTTCCTTCTTCCCCATTCCAGTGTAAATAAATAAGTGTGTTCTATGCCGAAAGTAACTGTTGTCATCCCTTCCTATAATGGAATGAAATATCTCCCCGCCACGGTGGAGAGTGTCTTACAACAAACCTTTAGAGATATCGAAATCTTAATTATTAATGATGGTAGTACCGACAATATCATTGAATGGGCTACACAAATTACAGACCCACGAGTTAGACTAATTTCTCAAGAAAATCAAGGCTTATCAGGAGCGCGAAATACTGGCATTATTAACGCAGCAGGAGAATATATCGCCTTCATTGATGCTGATGATTTGTGGCTACCGACTAAGTTAGAAAAACAAGTACAATGCTTAGATAATTCACCCCAAGCTGGGCTAGCTTATACATGGACAGCTTGGACTGATGAAACAGGTAAACCCACAGGTGTAGTAGTCGCTTCCCATGTAGAAGGTGATGTTTGGGAACAGATGGTTGTCAATGACAAAATATCTAACGGTAGTTCAGCAATGGTACGCCGTGTTTGCTTTGACAAAGTAGGACTATTTGATAGAGAATTAACTAGTTCTGAAGACCGTGATATGTGGATTAGATTAGCAGCACATTATCACTTTGCCGTAGTCAAAGAACCATTAACACTCTATCGCCGCCACTCACAAAGTATGAGTAAAAATCGTCCCAAGATGTTGAAAAATATCCGGCGAGTGTTTGAAAAAACCTTTGAATCTGTACCAACGGAATTACTATACTTAAGAAACCGTAGCTACGCTTGGATCTTTCTTTATACAGCGTGGACTTGTATGGACGAAAAGAATTACCAAGAAGCAATCAAATTTCGTCAACAAGCAATTTTACATTACCCACAAATCTTTTTTACATCATACTGCCTACGTTTGAGCCTAGCCGTATTGATTATGCAATTGTTAGGTACTCAAGGTTATGATAACTTGCGATCGCTCACTCGCCATCTCCGCCGCTTAGTTTTGGGTGTTGCTGCTTCCTAATTCCTCTAGCAACACAAAAAATCTGATTATTTCTGTCACCTAGCAATATCAGCCTCATCATAATGCTCATCAACAAGCTAAAACCATTATTATCTGGTCAATTTATTCGTAACGTTAGTTGGCTAGGCACAGCAGAATTAATCAATCGGATTTTTCGCTTAGGCACAACTATCACTTTATCTCGAATGTTTAGCTCCCAAGATTATGGAGCAATGGCGATAATTTACACTATATTTGAATTCGCAAATGTTTTCACTTTGCGGGGTGGAATTGGTGCGAAGATTATTCAAGCTGATGAACAGGATATCAAAACTATATGTAATACATCCTTCTGGTTAAACCTAATTCTCTGTGGTTCTGTATTCTGTTTTCAGTGTGCAGTAGCTTTTCCCATCGCCCAATTTTATAATAACCAACAGTTAATTTTACCCATTTGTGCTTTATCTGTTGTCTATCTCATATACCCCATGTATATGGTGAATGCTGCCATAATTGAGCGCAATAATAATCTGAAAGTTACAGCAATATGTAACGCAACTCAAGCATTTGTTGGTAATGCTGTGACAGTGATTCTAGCTGTGATGGGGCTGGGGGTTTGGGCTATAGTTTTGTCAATGGTTTTATCAACTCCGGTGTGGGTAATTATTACTTGGAAAAATAGCTCTTGGCGACCTCCTAAATCATTTTCCCTAGATAAATGGCGGGAAGTAATGAATTTTGGTAAAAATATCCTTGCCGTTGAATTTTTAAATAGAATTAGAAACAATTTAGATTATTTATTAGTGGGTAAATTCCTCGGTACAGAACAGCTAGGAATTTACTTTTTCGCTTTCAATGCCGGTTCTGGTATCAGCATGAATGTGATTAATACTTTTATGTCTGCTTTATTCCCCCATATCTGTGCCGTGAGAGAAAATTTGGCAGAATTCAAAGCCAGATATTTAAGTAGCCTAAAAAAGGTT
Coding sequences within it:
- a CDS encoding acyltransferase; protein product: MNRGLTQPKNQQRLVGIDLFRGIAAYAVVLIHAGTLMLYSGFPSDGWTAVLMEMSRFAVPFFLASSFYLMTKKLYVNEHQSSVTSIFKSRSERLLVPYFLWSLIYLSLRVLKTVSESGNISNLFQDPALLIFLGGASIHLYFLPLLFTGSFLIIVAEFLVRHRIRLITLIALSVMSIVIYELQIISGNDFQFFAKFGADCLAELNACSVAWQSVEKALFPDNNDNQILRLVLVAIAWLIKCLPYVLLAMIMNHPAIKKRITNFHQKQALYCLISAILISTLWLMNLFKIFYFPQSIYEIGTAFSLLLCGLALSNKVSQSSYIANLGISSFGIYLIHYLVLTIYITVITKLAPKFMVITPMITILLITTVGFFTSWIIVSNLMKYKTISKTLFSA
- a CDS encoding acyltransferase; its protein translation is MSHSTLSHQSTVFKTQLSQYLYFIRGVAIAFVVIGHVIGYNIAYGMRQIYNSDLSFLGWICDLINTFHMPTFFIASGIAFTAFSNKNISYKKFFTSKFQKLLIPLIVWCPPYFILQSLSKAKPFSVTDVITAVIFPYEIFWFLHVLIFTTLFAFLYFKNFKSIIGYSLLSVGLFIASTLLNNPEIQKYFFWNLFYIFGVLITGYLPKLETFMAKNGHVFTNIVIPGLCLAMMVICEYFLPKDARIDYLRMINGIVGFILLYFISMQLINRVEKQANNNLLHKFIQCCQYLGAVSIAIYLFHGYFTGFSKAILLKFLGLPHPSLYFVVVSFMGITGPLLMYEILKSRSKPFLFSIGAAK
- a CDS encoding O-antigen ligase yields the protein MLTNKSSSSSARLTFWLGLVGLPIGIVAGFLAGASPLLLCLALIVGAALLWFFTSFEQAVIGLLILRSSLDLFSGLQLPSAFAIGINALTILYVVVALLTGKAVHTDKFWWFFVGWVMMQSLWVILLPLGGLGMGAAFLPSAIKVWMRYFSWLMIYLLVMQLKDRVPPEKLVSLLLLSLVAPISVALMQIFLPASILPSLLTAQAKAGSNVSGTLGFPNGLGIFLTMFIALIWWKLSTSQKRLPWMILLGLVSFVFVRTGYFTGIGAVFLLILFINSTKITPIRVIGVVLFCSAFVYMFGSTEFGQQRLTEIYQTPLLNPNIDISRAIILSYGDGNSFNWRLAHWNYLIEAWKQFPILGYGLDSSPVLGIKDFRTGSGFAPHNDYLRFLVEQGIVGLLGFVLFLTVQGVHLVNLLRSSPPKSDRRNLCLLLLALFVANLASMLSSNIVDATTFFLYWWTLVAIAGWGNEYWQTHRLTQSA
- a CDS encoding polysaccharide biosynthesis tyrosine autokinase is translated as MGKGISTLLAVLRRRGFPALTTFAAVIGASFAYLSVTPSLYETSARLILDDKQASVSELGRDLTQVTNTGVGRNPLADQAELIKSQTVLQLATSKLNAQSKDGATGDKLSPGSISSRLKVVIVPATNILELRYQSPNPNQAAAVVNALSQAVVEENIKTISTEATKVRQFLERKVPEARQRLLNAESAETRYRQQSGVVSVDDQTKSLVGSLAELENQERILAAQLQETRSRDASLRQITAAKNIPNAYSSVREGQDEQLKVLRTKLADVETKLIEARVKFEDAHPTVRDLLGQRDELRALYAEQTARVGSGNSTTSSGDVANDQISQKLISDLIANDVERLAVQNRLNAIQKMRANIQSRLALLPIRQQPLTVLTRQREEASESLKFLQGKLEEARITEAQKVSNIRIIESADVPELPASPKRSVVLVLATFFGGILAIGLVLLLEVLDNTLRDASEAEELLQLPLLGVLPRLPGTKLSLEPAEQFLDDLTLVEPYRMLLKNLEFRSTDNIRVIVVSSPLSGEGKSVVVSHLAAVSAMLYRRTLIIDADLRKPVQHTLFNIPSRPGITEVINGTRNLLGAVQPTNIDNLDVLTCGELRGRPSQILESPTMKSLVAEAAEHYDLVIIDTPPLSACADASTLSQLSDGVILTTRPGFTLKEVLQRAVSELTQNRIPVLGVIVNGMTSDTEKYYRYPVEDYQSKLPKPLRRFTALGSSSKNSADNSRSK
- a CDS encoding glycosyltransferase family A protein, with protein sequence MPKVTVVIPSYNGMKYLPATVESVLQQTFRDIEILIINDGSTDNIIEWATQITDPRVRLISQENQGLSGARNTGIINAAGEYIAFIDADDLWLPTKLEKQVQCLDNSPQAGLAYTWTAWTDETGKPTGVVVASHVEGDVWEQMVVNDKISNGSSAMVRRVCFDKVGLFDRELTSSEDRDMWIRLAAHYHFAVVKEPLTLYRRHSQSMSKNRPKMLKNIRRVFEKTFESVPTELLYLRNRSYAWIFLYTAWTCMDEKNYQEAIKFRQQAILHYPQIFFTSYCLRLSLAVLIMQLLGTQGYDNLRSLTRHLRRLVLGVAAS
- a CDS encoding glycosyltransferase, encoding MAQQVIDSTNNNHLTAPKQKRYRVVLLHPSAGVNWSGGSEIFAIELARRLSGYFDVELLSGAPCGDFSQPSGGIPRTHAFEFVRNPLISGFVHKFMSHPEIVIEHVSNFLPCTIRLLTKPVDLIFPCNDYGGMAVGAVVRFFKGTPILFTEHVGLMGGGKSLSRNLRFHPNQLVVFSEKIAAFARNLAPQQNIVIIPNGVDVDKFTPIGNQIDFGLPKPVVLCVASLKRNSHKRIELAMQAIAKLPHASLLLCGDGIDRDYFQAKGDELLGKQRFQIQSFPYERMPEVYRSADVFTLPSIDEPFGLAYVEAMASGLPVVATDDEMRREIVADAGMVCDVTNLEIYAQALEQVLNQDLKMRSRQNALRFSWEAIALKYRDLILATIEKQR
- a CDS encoding lipopolysaccharide biosynthesis protein; the protein is MLINKLKPLLSGQFIRNVSWLGTAELINRIFRLGTTITLSRMFSSQDYGAMAIIYTIFEFANVFTLRGGIGAKIIQADEQDIKTICNTSFWLNLILCGSVFCFQCAVAFPIAQFYNNQQLILPICALSVVYLIYPMYMVNAAIIERNNNLKVTAICNATQAFVGNAVTVILAVMGLGVWAIVLSMVLSTPVWVIITWKNSSWRPPKSFSLDKWREVMNFGKNILAVEFLNRIRNNLDYLLVGKFLGTEQLGIYFFAFNAGSGISMNVINTFMSALFPHICAVRENLAEFKARYLSSLKKVMSIVLLIIMAQSILAPIYVPAVFGQRWKVAVPILMLICLSVIPRAFGWANALLLNAVDKTHINLRINFLFTMFFAATILFTVKWGIFWVAVGVVVSHALFIPVSAIWTYRYVFHNRINALSKVN
- a CDS encoding glycosyltransferase family 2 protein, with product MPKVSVVIPAYNAMAYLPTTLDTLFQQTFTDFEVLIINDGSTDNIIEWISQLADLRIRLITQENQGLTGAHNTGVIHAQGEYIAFLDADDLWEPTKLEKQVACLDKNPEVGLVDTWVMLIDENGTSTGTVLKTNGEGNIWKQIIQCTTVVCGSSPLVRSVCFQQVGLFDPAMGGSSDWDMWIRIAARYAFALVKEPLTLYRQHRSSMSKNCERVFRENQAVIEKTFKSVPAELQYLKQHTYALVYLYLAWRALDNRNYEQAIYYRQQAHTCDPKVIYSRSGIAQKFAIVVTRFFGNSGLDGVRNISRNLRRTLLALMP
- a CDS encoding acyltransferase gives rise to the protein MNQSSQSRQKLYSLQALRGLAAVLVVLAHCDLIFNQNYGKDFWFKIFNFGGSGVDFFFVLSGFIILYIHQREIGNPAKVNTFLIKRFLRIYPIYWVFLGLKMLASFVFAYNPETTERSFLEIIKAITLFPQNRSILSTSFLGVSWTLSFEIMFYIIFALLIGVSSKIAYPIIAVWLLGVFGNFVGIIDLPRGNIILNFVFSEYNLEFALGCLAAYLFMQHKIKWAMPLILVGLFLYAFAAVNYYYQILPISPVIKFGIPSMLLVLGFASLERARNINVPGVLSYLGDASYSIYLAHGFAINNISKVVEKIYPDVTQNILILNSVGILIAVLSIIFGCLVHSLIEKQLMFSFKPKSANA